From Primulina tabacum isolate GXHZ01 chromosome 2, ASM2559414v2, whole genome shotgun sequence, one genomic window encodes:
- the LOC142529736 gene encoding uncharacterized protein LOC142529736 produces the protein MSNGDVRRVSVQDIQLVQNLIERCLQLYMSQGEVVSTLLQQAKIEPGFTELVWQKLEAENQDFFKAYHMRLIIKDQMLRFNQLLERQVELMSQICATGAPCIPPSNGSHVQSMYQAPQPTGLSIKPENMLQAISVVPNAYTNGAPTMQPCIQVAVNMIGDTGRIDVPSNTMSIHGSNTVMLRGMNGGIIKSEVGYGGDSPFMFGSESNLLESRTVIGEASVPHFDGVEPSSHALNETILDPEMNTFGFLGQIPRNFSLSDLTADFSNSTDILENYSKSPFLGNDANFMGQRLRDDHQDIRRLDTISEGLSYEDFGSE, from the exons ATGTCTAATGGAGATGTAAGAAGAGTTTCAGTACAGGATATACAGCTT GTTCAAAATCTCATAGAAAGGTGCCTTCAGCTGTACATGAGTCAGGGTGAAGTTGTGAGTACCCTGCTACAGCAGGCAAAAATTGAGCCCGGTTTCACTGAACTTG TGTGGCAGAAACTTGAAGCAGAAAATCAGGATTTTTTCAAGGCATATCATATGAGACTGATAATTAAGGACCAGATGTTAAGATTCAATCAACTGCTGGAAAGACAAGTTGAACTAATGAGCCAAATTTGTGCAACTGGAGCTCCTTGTATTCCTCCATCTAATGGATCTCATGTTCAATCAA TGTACCAAGCCCCACAGCCTACTGGATTATCTATAAAGCCAGAAAACATGCTCCAAGCAATTAGTGTCGTACCTAATGCTTACACTAATGGGGCACCGACCATGCAACCATGCATTCAAGTTGCTGTCAATATGATCGGTGATACTGGAAGAATTGATGTGCCATCAAACACGATGTCGATCCATGGCTCAAACACGGTAATGTTGCGAGGCATGAATGGAGGGATAATCAAATCAGAAGTTGGCTATGGAGGTGATTCCCCGTTTATGTTTGGTTCGGAGAGCAATCTTCTTGAATCTCGCACTGTTATAGGAGAAGCATCGGTCCCTCACTTTGATGGTGTAGAGCCCAGTTCACACGCTCTGAATGAGACTATATTAGACCCAGAGATGAATACATTTGGATTCTTGGGGCAAATCCCCCGGAACTTCAGTTTATCGGACCTGACAGCTGATTTTTCTAACAGCACTG ATATACTGGAGAACTATTCGAAATCTCCATTTCTGGGAAACGATGCAAATTTCATGGGCCAACGTCTCAGGGATGACCACCAAG ACATAAGGAGGTTGGACACTATATCAGAGGGTTTAAGCTACGAAGATTTTGGCAGTGAATAA
- the LOC142537468 gene encoding uncharacterized protein LOC142537468, whose protein sequence is MTQFFAQVAGNPAPAAGGAEPRTQPEAVYERFQKMNPQKFSGTTNPMVAEEWVKSIEVIFEYMELQDVDRVRCAIFLLAGDARRWWDSASVAVNLPMLSWDGFKEMFFAKYFTEEVQARLTTEFMTLRQGDSSVAEFVRKFEQGCYFVPLIANDTRAKLRHFMGGLRPVLRRDVRVTGLTTYAAAVSGALAAEQDQRDIETDRLGKRPYQAPPQPQH, encoded by the coding sequence atgacgcagttcttcgcacaggtTGCGGGAAATCCAGCTCCAGCAGCAGGAGGTGCAGAACCGAGGACTCAACCGGAGGCAGTGTACGAGAGATTTCAGAAGATGAATCCTCAGAAGTTCTCAGGGACTACGAATCCTATGGTGGCGGAAGAGTGGGTTAAGTCTATAGAGGTGATCTTTGAGTATATGGAATTGCAGGATGTGgatcgagtccgatgtgccattTTTCTCCTAGCAGGGGATGCAAGACGATGGTGGGACAGTGCATCGGTGGCAGTTAATTTGCCGATGTTGTCTTGGGATGGATTCAAAGAGATGTTCTTCgctaagtacttcactgaggaggtACAGGCCCGTTTGACTACGGAATTTATGACACTACGACAGGGAGATAGTagtgtggctgagtttgtgagaAAGTTTGAACAGGGTTGCTACTTTGTGCCACTCATAGCTAATGATACTCGAGCAaaactgaggcatttcatgggtGGTTTGCGGCcagtcttgcgccgtgatgtgagagtaaCTGGCCTTACTACATATGCAGCTGCCGTTTCTGGAGCTCTGGCGGCGGAGCAAGACCAGAGAGACATTGAGACTGATAGGttgggcaagaggccctaccaGGCACCACCGCAGCCACAGCATTAG